The following are encoded in a window of Variovorax paradoxus genomic DNA:
- a CDS encoding thiamine pyrophosphate-binding protein, with the protein MSTSQPAGHLIVECLVEQGMQVAFGVPGESFLAVLDGFHAYGERARFVVNRQEGGAAFMAEAHGKLTGRPGVCFVTRGPGATNASIGVHNAFQDSTPMVLFVGDVGSDFRDREAFQEVDYASFFGPSTKGFAKRVERIDDADRIPEYIARAFSTAMNGRPGPVVLVLPEDMLRTETAARPLARVEAVQPWSDPGALRTLRELLLKSQRPLVIAGGGGWTTQAAQALQRFAENWRLPVANAFRFQDTFDNHHPLYAGDVGIAINPKLAQHVKDADLILAIGPRLGEMTTGGYTLLEAPKARQRLVHIHASAEELNRVYQADLAINAGMSAAARSLEVLSAPPSLPWEDWAQQLHADYEAWLEPQALTGMPAETPRGAVDMAAVVALLQKHLPADAAITNGAGNFASWVHRYFRYHGLAKGAKTQLAPTSGAMGYGVPAGIAASIATGRVAFTIAGDGDFLMNGQELATASQHGGKSIVVLLNNGMFGTIRMHQEREYPERTSGTALRNPDFCGLARAYGYAAERVTETAQFEAALLRALAADTGTLIEIPLDPEVITTRGTLASITRAAKQQAQG; encoded by the coding sequence ATGAGTACATCACAACCCGCCGGCCACCTGATCGTCGAGTGCCTGGTCGAACAAGGCATGCAGGTCGCCTTCGGTGTGCCGGGCGAGAGTTTCCTGGCGGTGCTCGACGGCTTTCATGCGTACGGTGAGCGCGCACGCTTCGTGGTGAACCGGCAGGAGGGCGGCGCGGCCTTCATGGCCGAGGCGCACGGCAAGCTCACCGGAAGGCCGGGCGTGTGCTTCGTGACCCGCGGACCGGGCGCGACCAATGCCTCGATCGGCGTGCACAACGCGTTCCAGGATTCGACGCCGATGGTGCTGTTCGTGGGTGACGTCGGCAGCGACTTCCGCGACCGCGAAGCCTTCCAGGAAGTGGACTACGCCAGCTTCTTCGGTCCGAGCACCAAAGGCTTCGCCAAGCGCGTGGAGCGCATCGACGACGCCGACCGCATTCCCGAGTACATCGCGCGTGCCTTCTCCACCGCCATGAACGGCCGGCCGGGCCCGGTTGTGCTGGTGCTGCCCGAAGACATGTTGCGCACCGAGACGGCCGCACGGCCGCTGGCGCGCGTGGAGGCGGTCCAGCCGTGGAGCGACCCCGGCGCGTTGCGCACGCTGCGCGAGTTGCTGCTGAAGTCGCAGCGCCCGCTGGTGATTGCTGGCGGCGGTGGCTGGACGACGCAGGCCGCCCAGGCGCTGCAGCGCTTTGCTGAGAACTGGCGCCTGCCGGTGGCGAACGCCTTCCGCTTCCAGGACACCTTCGACAACCACCACCCGCTGTACGCGGGTGACGTGGGCATCGCCATCAACCCGAAGCTCGCGCAGCATGTGAAGGACGCCGACCTGATCCTGGCCATCGGTCCGCGCCTGGGCGAGATGACGACCGGCGGCTACACGCTGCTCGAAGCGCCGAAGGCCAGGCAGAGGCTGGTGCACATCCATGCGAGCGCCGAGGAGCTGAACCGTGTCTACCAGGCCGACCTGGCGATCAACGCCGGCATGAGCGCCGCCGCGCGCAGCCTCGAGGTGCTGAGTGCGCCGCCTTCGCTGCCGTGGGAAGACTGGGCGCAGCAGCTGCATGCCGACTACGAAGCCTGGCTCGAGCCGCAGGCGCTCACCGGCATGCCGGCCGAAACACCGCGCGGCGCGGTCGACATGGCGGCCGTGGTGGCGCTGTTGCAGAAGCACCTGCCCGCGGATGCGGCCATCACCAATGGCGCTGGCAACTTCGCGAGCTGGGTGCACCGCTACTTCCGCTACCACGGGCTCGCCAAGGGTGCGAAGACGCAGCTGGCGCCGACCAGCGGCGCGATGGGCTACGGCGTGCCGGCCGGCATCGCGGCCAGCATTGCGACCGGGCGCGTGGCCTTCACCATCGCGGGTGACGGCGACTTTCTGATGAACGGGCAGGAGCTGGCAACGGCCTCGCAGCACGGCGGCAAGAGCATCGTCGTGCTGCTCAACAACGGCATGTTCGGCACGATCCGCATGCACCAGGAGCGCGAGTACCCCGAGCGCACCAGTGGCACCGCGCTGCGCAACCCGGACTTCTGCGGGCTGGCGCGCGCGTATGGCTACGCGGCCGAGCGGGTCACCGAGACGGCGCAGTTCGAAGCCGCGCTGCTGCGCGCGCTGGCGGCCGACACGGGCACGCTGATCGAGATCCCGCTCGACCCCGAGGTGATCACCACGCGCGGCACGCTCGCGTCGATCACGCGCGCGGCGAAGCAGCAGGCGCAGGGCTGA
- a CDS encoding AraC family transcriptional regulator, translating into MAVESPTTLWRYAHEAPRVTGYHAHATGQLFALREGLQVIETPAGRWVQPPGWIGWIAPRCAHAAQSFGATSGWSLHIDASAAAALPDGPHVFAATPLVRELLARLMSLEASDALLEPRRARLVGVLIDELAAGGRESLHLPMPQDPRLVAMASALANDPALADGLDEWADRIGMARRTLTRRFAAETGWSFAQWRQQARLLKAVELLSLGESVTAVALTVGYSSVSAFIEAFRKHFGCTPARFFEAGGGLPQ; encoded by the coding sequence ATGGCGGTTGAGTCGCCCACGACGCTCTGGCGCTACGCGCATGAAGCGCCGCGCGTCACCGGCTACCACGCGCACGCGACCGGCCAGTTGTTCGCGCTGCGCGAAGGCCTCCAGGTCATCGAGACGCCCGCAGGCCGCTGGGTGCAGCCGCCGGGATGGATCGGCTGGATCGCGCCGCGCTGTGCCCATGCCGCACAGAGCTTCGGTGCCACGTCGGGATGGAGCCTGCACATCGACGCATCGGCTGCGGCGGCGCTGCCGGACGGGCCTCACGTCTTTGCCGCCACGCCGTTGGTGCGGGAGCTGCTGGCGCGGTTGATGTCGTTGGAGGCGTCCGATGCACTGCTGGAGCCCCGCCGCGCGCGCTTGGTGGGTGTGCTGATCGACGAACTGGCCGCCGGTGGGCGCGAGTCGCTCCACTTGCCGATGCCGCAGGACCCGCGGTTGGTGGCGATGGCGAGCGCACTGGCGAACGATCCGGCGCTGGCCGATGGCCTCGACGAGTGGGCCGATCGCATCGGCATGGCCCGCCGCACGCTCACGCGACGCTTCGCTGCAGAGACGGGATGGAGCTTCGCGCAGTGGCGCCAGCAGGCGCGTTTGCTCAAGGCGGTGGAGCTGCTGAGCCTGGGCGAGTCGGTGACGGCCGTGGCGCTGACGGTGGGCTACAGCTCGGTGAGCGCCTTCATCGAGGCTTTCCGCAAGCACTTCGGCTGCACGCCCGCGCGCTTCTTCGAGGCGGGTGGCGGCTTGCCGCAGTGA
- a CDS encoding IS3 family transposase (programmed frameshift) has product MESGVKRTQRDYTLAFKLSVVDQVEKGELTYKQAQARYGIQGRSTVLVWLRKHGRQNWGWASSGLPMPIPIKKPSSAPTAPLTPEQKIKALEVQLREANEKAQLFEAVIDVLKKDYGVRIKKAFGQVLSQKLLPGLSVARACRHWGVSRQAYYQQLQHQQQRCARADTVIELVREVRLRQPRLGARKLHHLLKQPLQQAGACLGRDALLDVLREARMLVAPRRAYHKTTDSHHRFRRHPNLLKQGPQQVRATASEQVWVADITYLPTDEGFVYLSLVTDAWSRKIVGHHVHDSLHTEQVSQALKEALKGRQTPQMLVHHSDRGIQYCSNDYQEIHRRHGITCSMTDGYDCYQNALAERVNGILKMEFLLHRPADLAQAARMVRQAVQIYNQERPHLSLKLKTPDEVHRASIAGFSTPAMCHS; this is encoded by the exons ATGGAATCAGGCGTCAAACGCACGCAGCGGGACTACACGCTGGCTTTTAAGCTGTCGGTGGTCGATCAGGTAGAAAAAGGCGAGCTCACGTACAAGCAGGCTCAGGCGCGCTACGGTATCCAGGGCCGCTCGACGGTGCTGGTGTGGCTGCGCAAGCATGGTCGCCAGAACTGGGGTTGGGCATCATCGGGGCTGCCCATGCCAATACCGATCAAGAAACCCTCATCTGCCCCCACGGCACCACTGACTCCCGAACAGAAGATCAAGGCCCTGGAAGTCCAGCTTCGCGAAGCCAACGAGAAGGCCCAACTGTTCGAGGCGGTGATCGATGTCCTGAAGAAGGACTACGGGGTGCGCATC AAAAAAGCCTTCGGGCAAGTCCTCTCGCAAAAGCTCCTCCCGGGGCTGAGCGTGGCGAGGGCTTGCCGCCATTGGGGCGTCAGCCGCCAGGCCTACTACCAGCAGCTGCAGCATCAGCAGCAGCGCTGTGCGCGCGCCGACACCGTGATCGAGCTCGTTCGGGAGGTGCGCCTGCGCCAGCCCCGGCTGGGCGCGCGCAAGCTGCACCATCTGCTCAAGCAGCCGCTGCAGCAAGCCGGTGCGTGCCTGGGGCGCGATGCGCTGCTGGACGTGCTGCGCGAGGCCCGCATGCTGGTGGCGCCCCGGCGGGCGTATCACAAGACCACCGACAGCCATCATCGATTCCGACGCCATCCCAACTTACTCAAGCAGGGGCCGCAGCAGGTGCGAGCCACCGCCAGCGAGCAGGTGTGGGTGGCCGACATCACGTACCTGCCCACTGACGAGGGGTTCGTCTATCTCAGCCTGGTGACGGATGCGTGGTCACGCAAGATCGTCGGCCATCACGTCCATGACAGCCTGCACACCGAGCAAGTCAGCCAGGCGCTGAAAGAGGCGCTCAAGGGGCGCCAGACCCCGCAAATGCTGGTGCATCACTCCGACAGAGGCATCCAGTACTGCTCGAACGACTATCAGGAGATTCACAGGCGCCATGGCATCACCTGCTCGATGACCGACGGCTACGACTGCTACCAGAACGCGTTGGCCGAGCGCGTCAACGGGATCCTGAAGATGGAGTTCCTGCTGCATCGGCCCGCAGATCTGGCGCAGGCCGCCCGGATGGTCCGTCAGGCCGTGCAGATCTACAACCAGGAAAGACCGCACCTGTCCCTAAAATTGAAAACGCCCGATGAGGTTCATCGGGCGTCTATTGCCGGATTCAGCACGCCGGCTATGTGTCACTCGTAG
- a CDS encoding SWIB/MDM2 domain-containing protein, whose protein sequence is MATAKKAPAKKAPAKKAAPAKKAAAPAKKAAPAKKAAAPAKKAAAPAKKAAPAKKAAPAKKAAPAKKRTPNAAFMKALTPSPALAAVVGSTPLPRTAVVSKLWDYIKKNNLQDKANKRNINADAKLKEIFGKAQVSMFELAALIGKHVK, encoded by the coding sequence ATGGCAACTGCAAAGAAGGCTCCGGCCAAGAAAGCTCCGGCAAAGAAGGCCGCTCCCGCAAAGAAGGCTGCGGCTCCTGCAAAGAAGGCCGCTCCGGCCAAGAAGGCAGCGGCACCCGCCAAGAAGGCAGCAGCTCCTGCAAAGAAGGCTGCACCGGCGAAGAAGGCTGCTCCTGCAAAGAAGGCTGCTCCCGCCAAGAAGCGCACTCCCAACGCTGCGTTCATGAAGGCCCTGACCCCCAGCCCGGCACTGGCCGCTGTGGTCGGTTCGACGCCTCTGCCGCGCACCGCTGTGGTGAGCAAGCTGTGGGACTACATCAAGAAGAACAACCTGCAAGACAAGGCCAACAAGCGCAACATCAACGCCGACGCCAAGCTGAAGGAAATCTTCGGCAAGGCTCAGGTTTCGATGTTCGAACTGGCAGCGCTGATTGGCAAGCACGTCAAGTAA
- a CDS encoding DMT family transporter, translated as MNPAASTSGRLVAYGCLALSMSLVGIYVALSKPLVAAFPVLLLAWLRFGIAALAMPHWLQRTPDEPPMSARTRGLVFLESFLGNFLFSICMLFGVSLTSAVSAGVIMASIPAAVAVASWLFLRERITVRIGLAIGCAALGIGLLAFTPAHAPAATGSGVAAPSMPWLGNLLVFCAVLCEAAYAVIGKSLTGKLGPKRIASLINLWGFVLSMPFGIWFALQFDFTAVRFGTWALLVAYALAASIWTVWLWMTGLRHVPAAQAGVFTVLLPVSAALVGVLVLGENLTSPQLIAFAIALVGVVLATWPGRRT; from the coding sequence TTGAACCCCGCCGCTTCCACCTCCGGCCGCCTCGTGGCCTACGGCTGCCTGGCCTTGAGCATGTCGCTCGTCGGCATCTATGTCGCCCTCTCCAAGCCGCTGGTGGCCGCCTTCCCGGTGTTGCTGCTGGCCTGGCTGCGCTTCGGCATCGCGGCGCTCGCGATGCCGCACTGGCTCCAGCGCACGCCCGACGAACCGCCCATGAGCGCACGCACGCGCGGGCTCGTCTTCCTGGAGTCGTTCCTCGGCAACTTCCTGTTCTCGATCTGCATGCTGTTCGGCGTGAGCCTTACGAGTGCCGTGTCGGCGGGCGTGATCATGGCGTCGATCCCCGCGGCAGTCGCGGTGGCGAGCTGGCTCTTCCTGCGCGAGCGCATCACCGTGCGCATTGGCCTGGCCATCGGCTGCGCCGCGCTCGGCATCGGCCTGCTCGCGTTCACGCCTGCGCATGCGCCGGCCGCCACCGGCAGTGGGGTCGCAGCGCCGTCGATGCCGTGGCTGGGCAACCTGCTCGTGTTCTGCGCGGTGCTCTGCGAAGCCGCCTACGCAGTGATCGGCAAGTCGCTCACCGGCAAGCTGGGCCCCAAGCGCATCGCCTCGCTCATCAACCTGTGGGGCTTCGTGCTGTCGATGCCCTTCGGCATCTGGTTCGCGCTGCAGTTCGACTTCACCGCCGTGCGCTTCGGCACGTGGGCGCTGCTCGTGGCCTACGCACTGGCCGCCAGCATCTGGACCGTGTGGCTGTGGATGACCGGACTTCGCCACGTACCAGCGGCACAAGCGGGCGTCTTCACTGTTTTGCTGCCCGTCAGCGCGGCGCTCGTGGGCGTGCTCGTGCTCGGGGAAAACCTCACTTCGCCGCAGCTGATTGCGTTCGCGATCGCGCTCGTGGGCGTGGTGCTGGCGACGTGGCCTGGGCGACGAACGTGA
- a CDS encoding gamma-glutamylcyclotransferase family protein, giving the protein MMPHVLVYGTLRRGGRNDIARYRPAPVFVGEAFIAGTLYDLGAYPGVVLGGAGRVKGEVYRIAPEVERELDRLEEVADDDSGEYIRRSVRVAVGTQSVECLVYEIHPTRIAGRCVIDSGDWIAHAAEIEGEARTFSQPKE; this is encoded by the coding sequence ATGATGCCCCACGTTCTTGTCTACGGCACGCTGCGGCGCGGCGGGCGCAACGACATCGCGCGCTACCGGCCGGCGCCGGTCTTCGTCGGCGAGGCCTTCATTGCCGGCACGCTGTACGACCTGGGCGCGTACCCGGGCGTGGTGCTCGGCGGGGCAGGGCGCGTGAAGGGCGAGGTCTACCGCATCGCGCCGGAGGTGGAGCGCGAACTCGACCGGCTCGAAGAAGTGGCCGACGACGATTCGGGCGAGTACATCCGGCGCAGCGTGCGCGTGGCGGTGGGCACGCAATCGGTCGAGTGCCTGGTCTACGAGATCCATCCGACGCGCATTGCAGGTCGTTGCGTGATCGACAGCGGCGACTGGATCGCGCATGCGGCGGAAATCGAAGGCGAAGCGCGCACGTTTTCACAACCGAAAGAGTGA
- the aceA gene encoding isocitrate lyase: MPQTLNEQLSREQQIAALEKDWATNPRWKGVKRGYSAADVVRLRGSLPIEHTLAKRGAEKLWAKINGGAKKGYVNAFGAISAGQAMQQAKAGLEAVYLSGWQVAADGNTSETMYPDQSLYAYDSVPTMVRRINNTFKRADEIQWGRGINPGDKEFIDYFLPIVADAEAGFGGVLNAFELMKNMIASGAAGVHFEDQLAAVKKCGHMGGKVLVPTQEACEKLISARFAADVMGVSTIVLARTDAEAANLITSDHDANDKAFLTGERTQEGFYRVKNGLEQAISRGVAYAPYADLVWCETGVPDIGFAREFAQAVHAACPGKLLSYNCSPSFNWKKNLDDKQIASFQEDLSELGYKYQFITLAGIHINWFNTFQFAHAYANGEGMKHYVNMVQEPEFAARDKGYTFVSHQQEVGAGYFDDVTTVIQGGSSSVKALTGSTEEEQFH, encoded by the coding sequence ATGCCCCAGACCCTGAACGAACAACTGAGCCGCGAACAGCAAATTGCCGCCCTCGAAAAGGACTGGGCCACCAACCCGCGCTGGAAGGGCGTGAAGCGCGGCTACAGCGCCGCCGACGTGGTTCGCCTGCGCGGTTCGCTCCCCATCGAGCACACGCTGGCCAAGCGCGGTGCTGAAAAGCTCTGGGCCAAGATCAACGGCGGCGCCAAGAAGGGCTACGTGAACGCCTTCGGCGCGATCTCCGCCGGCCAGGCCATGCAGCAAGCCAAGGCTGGCCTGGAAGCCGTGTACCTGTCGGGCTGGCAAGTCGCCGCCGACGGCAACACCTCGGAAACGATGTACCCCGACCAGTCGCTGTACGCCTACGACTCGGTGCCGACGATGGTCCGTCGCATCAACAACACCTTCAAGCGCGCCGACGAAATCCAGTGGGGCCGCGGCATCAACCCGGGCGACAAGGAATTCATCGACTACTTCCTGCCGATCGTGGCCGACGCTGAAGCCGGCTTCGGCGGCGTGCTGAACGCTTTCGAGCTGATGAAGAACATGATCGCGTCGGGCGCTGCCGGCGTTCACTTCGAAGACCAGCTGGCCGCCGTGAAGAAGTGCGGCCACATGGGTGGCAAGGTGCTCGTGCCGACGCAGGAAGCCTGCGAGAAGCTGATCTCGGCCCGCTTCGCTGCCGACGTCATGGGCGTGTCGACCATCGTTCTGGCCCGCACCGACGCGGAAGCCGCGAACCTGATCACGTCCGACCACGACGCCAACGACAAGGCGTTCCTGACGGGCGAGCGCACTCAAGAAGGCTTCTACCGCGTCAAGAACGGCTTGGAGCAAGCCATCAGCCGCGGCGTCGCCTACGCACCGTACGCCGACCTGGTGTGGTGCGAAACCGGCGTGCCTGACATCGGCTTCGCCCGTGAATTCGCGCAAGCCGTGCATGCCGCCTGCCCGGGCAAGCTGCTGTCGTACAACTGCTCGCCGTCGTTCAACTGGAAGAAGAACCTGGACGACAAGCAGATCGCCTCGTTCCAGGAAGACCTGTCGGAGCTGGGCTACAAGTACCAGTTCATCACGCTGGCCGGCATCCACATCAACTGGTTCAACACCTTCCAGTTCGCCCACGCGTATGCCAACGGCGAAGGCATGAAGCACTACGTGAACATGGTGCAGGAACCCGAGTTCGCCGCACGCGACAAGGGCTACACCTTCGTGTCGCACCAGCAGGAAGTCGGCGCCGGCTACTTCGACGACGTGACCACCGTGATCCAGGGCGGCTCGTCCAGCGTGAAGGCGCTGACCGGTTCGACCGAAGAAGAGCAGTTCCACTGA